Part of the Aggregatilinea lenta genome, CGGCCTCGCCCATGATCCAGTCTTCGATGTGGTCCCACAGGCCATCCCACATGATGGCGTCTTTCATCTCGAACGGGCCGTACTTGTGTCCCTGGCGTCCCTTGAGATCCATGAACGGCGCGTTGGTCATGCTCTCCACGCCCGCCGCGATGTAGACCTCGCCGTCGCCCGCGCGGATCAGACCGGCGGCCAGCATCACGGCTTTGAGGCTGCTGCCGCAGACCTTGTTGACCGTCATACCGCCGACGTGATGCGGCAGCCCCGCGCCGATGGAGATCTGGCGCGGCACGGCCTGCCCCGCGCCCGCGCCGAGCACCTGCCCGACGATCACTTCGTCCACGTCGTTCACGTCGATCCCGCTGCGCTCGACGGCGGCCTTGACCGCGATCTGGCCGAGCTGGGGTGCGGTGAACGGCGTCAGCGATCCGAGCAGCTTGCCCTGGGGCAGCCGCGCGCCGCTAAGGATGACTACTTCACGCGAGGAACCATTTGCAACCATGCTAAGGGGTCCTTTCAAAATCTACTTGGGGCCAGCGTCCCATTGATAAACGTTATTCATCCGGCGCGGCAATTGGAGCATCCCAGGCCGCGCGCAGTTCACGGTAGGTGTTGTCGAGCAGGTCCGGGATCACGCGCGTCCCGGCGGTCACGGTCATAAAATTGGTGTCGGCCCCCCAGCGCGGCACGACGTGCACGTGGAAGTGCGCCGCAATGCCCGCCCCAGCAGCCTCGCCGATGTTCGCGCCCACATTGAACGCCTGCGGGTTGTACACTCGCCGCAGCGCCGCGATGGACTTGTTCAGCGTTTGCATCAGGTCCAGCAGCGCCTCCGGCGGCAGATCCTCCACCGACGGCACGTGCGCATAGGGCACGATCAGCAGGTGCCCGTTGTTATAAGGGTACGCGTTCAGCGTGACAAAGACGTACTCGCTGCGCGCCACCACGTATTCGACATCGTCGTCCGCATCGACCTTGTTGCAAAAGACGCAGCCGGACGGTTTGCCGCCTTCGCCGCGCAGGTAGGGCATCCGCCAGGGCGTCCACAAGATGGGATCCATACCACGCCAACCTTTTCATGAGCGCTGCTACACAGGGTAATCATGCCCTGATTCTAGTCGCTCACAGATCGGTGAGGCAATCCCGGCGCCCAACCTGCCCTGACGATACCCCGCCGGAGTTACGTGCAGGTTACATCTGCGTCGCACAATGGAAAAAGCGAAGCGCAAGCATGCCGAAGCTCGCGCCGCATTTGACAGACGCGCCGCGCGGCGTAGGATCGAGCCAGACAGAGCGACCCATCTCCATCACACGCCCGGCAGCGCCGGGACACAAGGAGGTCAACCCATGTCCGATCGCTTCACGTCCGACTCGCTGCGTATGGCGCTGGGGCACCGTCCGTTCCGCTTCTACGAGGTCACCACCAGCACACAGGACAAAGCGCGCGCCTGGGCGGTCGACGATCCGCAGCTACCCGGCGGCGCGGTGGTCATCGCCGAGGAGCAGCAGAAGGGGCGCGGTCGCCAGGGGCGGCAGTGGCTGTCGCCGCCCGAATCGAGCATCATGTGCAGCATCGTGCTGCAGCCGCACATCGTGCCCGAACAGCTCCCGCGCGTGACGATGGTCGGCGCGGTCGCTGTCGCGGAGACGCTGGGCACGATCCTGCCCGACGAGGTCGCGCTCAAGTGGCCCAACGACGTGCTGGTGCACGGGCGCAAAATCTGCGGCATCCTGGCCGAAGCGACGTGGCTCGGCAACCGGCTCAACGCGGTGATCCTGGGCATCGGGCTGAACGTGCGTACCGACTTCACCGGGACCGATCTGGAAACTGTCGCCACCTCGGTCGAGCAAGAGCTAGGGCGCGCGGTGGATCGCCACTTGATCCTGGCCAATCTGCTGCACCACGTGGATAGCTGGGTGCGGCGCATCGAGCAGCCCGCCCTGTTCGACACGTGGCAGCGGCAGCTCAACACGCTCGGCAAGCGCGTGACGGTGTTCCCACAGCAGGAAGAGGGCCAGCCTTACGAGGGCGTGGCGGAGTCCGTGGACGAGAACGGCGCGCTGATGGTGCGGCTGGAGTCCGGCACGCTGCGGCGCGTGCTGGCCGCCGACGTCGGGCTGCGCGAGGGGTCGGCAGGGAATAGGGAATAGGGATTAGGGAGCAGCGACGCCCCCTACAGATCGCGCGAAATGTGCCTGTCTCCCCTCTCCAACTTGATTGGAGAGGGGCCGGGGGTGAGGTCGCGTTTGCCTTTACCGTTGCTCATCACCGGCGGTTGATTACGCCTTGACGCACCCCATGCGCGGGTTAGAATCGAGCGGCTCGGCGGCGGACCCGTCCTCGCCCGGCACACCGACCAATACGAGCGGACGTCTATGGGTATCAAACTCGACTGGGAAATCGAATCCGAACAAACACAGGCGCGCGCCGCCGAAGACCCGGAAGCGCGGCGACGACGACACGCCGCGCGCCGCCGCCTGCTGCTGCTGATCCTGGGGCTGGCGGTCGGACTGCTGATCGCCGCCGGGGCGGCCCTATGGCGGCTGGATCAGGTTGACAGCCAGTACCGGCAGGATCTGCTCGACACGGTCGAGATCGAGACGACCGCGCTGCGTATTGGGGATTTCGCCGGATTCATGGCAATCCAGCGCAGCGCCAGCGATGCCTTCATGCTGGAGCAAAGCCGCACGTTCGAGGACTACCAGCAGATCAAGCAAACACACGAGGTCGAGCTGCCGGGCACCGTCGTCGACGCGACCATCGACCGCCTGCGCGGGCGCGTGGTCGTGCAGGAAGTCATCGACG contains:
- a CDS encoding HIT family protein, with product MDPILWTPWRMPYLRGEGGKPSGCVFCNKVDADDDVEYVVARSEYVFVTLNAYPYNNGHLLIVPYAHVPSVEDLPPEALLDLMQTLNKSIAALRRVYNPQAFNVGANIGEAAGAGIAAHFHVHVVPRWGADTNFMTVTAGTRVIPDLLDNTYRELRAAWDAPIAAPDE
- a CDS encoding biotin--[acetyl-CoA-carboxylase] ligase, which produces MSDRFTSDSLRMALGHRPFRFYEVTTSTQDKARAWAVDDPQLPGGAVVIAEEQQKGRGRQGRQWLSPPESSIMCSIVLQPHIVPEQLPRVTMVGAVAVAETLGTILPDEVALKWPNDVLVHGRKICGILAEATWLGNRLNAVILGIGLNVRTDFTGTDLETVATSVEQELGRAVDRHLILANLLHHVDSWVRRIEQPALFDTWQRQLNTLGKRVTVFPQQEEGQPYEGVAESVDENGALMVRLESGTLRRVLAADVGLREGSAGNRE